From the genome of Helicobacter pylori, one region includes:
- a CDS encoding triose-phosphate isomerase, with protein sequence MTKIAMANFKSAMPIFKSHAYLKELEKTLKPQHFDRVFVFPDFLGLLPNAFLHFTLGVQNAYPRDCGAFTGEITSKHLEELKINTLLIGHSERRMLLKESPSFLKEKFDFFKSKNFKIIYCIGEELTTREKSFKAVKEFLNEQLENIDLDYPNLVVAYEPIWAIGAKKSASLEDIYLTHGFLKQILNQKTPLLYGGSVNTQNAKEILGIDSVDGLLIGSASLELENFKTIISFL encoded by the coding sequence ATGACAAAAATTGCCATGGCTAATTTTAAATCCGCTATGCCTATTTTTAAAAGCCATGCGTATTTAAAAGAATTAGAAAAGACTTTAAAACCGCAGCATTTTGATAGGGTGTTTGTATTCCCTGATTTTTTGGGGTTATTGCCTAACGCATTTTTGCATTTCACTTTAGGAGTGCAAAACGCTTACCCTAGAGATTGTGGAGCTTTTACCGGTGAAATCACTTCAAAGCATTTAGAAGAATTGAAAATCAACACGCTTTTAATAGGGCATAGCGAGAGGCGAATGCTTTTAAAGGAAAGTCCTAGCTTTTTGAAAGAAAAGTTTGATTTTTTTAAAAGTAAAAATTTTAAAATCATCTATTGTATTGGCGAAGAATTAACGACCAGAGAAAAGAGTTTTAAGGCTGTAAAGGAATTTTTAAATGAGCAATTAGAAAATATTGATCTTGATTATCCCAATTTAGTGGTGGCGTATGAGCCTATTTGGGCGATTGGCGCAAAAAAGAGCGCTTCTTTAGAAGATATTTATCTCACGCATGGTTTTCTAAAGCAAATTTTAAATCAAAAAACGCCCTTGTTGTATGGGGGGAGCGTGAATACACAAAACGCTAAAGAAATTTTAGGGATTGATAGCGTGGACGGCTTATTGATCGGGAGTGCGTCTTTGGAATTAGAAAATTTTAAAACAATCATTTCATTTTTATAA
- a CDS encoding fumarate reductase cytochrome b subunit → MQQEEIIEGYYGASKGLKKSGIYAKLDFLQSATGLILALFMIAHMFLVSSILISDEAMYKVAKFFEGSLFLKAGEPAIVSVVAAGIILILVAHAFLALRKFPINYRQYKVFKTHKHLMKHGDTSLWFIQAITGFAMFFLASIHLFVMLTEPESIGPHGSSYRFVTQNFWLLYIFLLFAVELHGSIGLYRLAIKWGWFKNVSIQGLRKVKWAMSVFFIVLGLCTYGAYIKKGLENKDNGIKTMQEAIEADGKFHKE, encoded by the coding sequence ATGCAACAAGAAGAAATTATAGAGGGTTATTATGGCGCTAGCAAAGGGCTTAAAAAAAGCGGTATTTATGCTAAGCTAGATTTTTTACAGAGTGCTACGGGCTTGATTTTAGCGCTCTTTATGATCGCACACATGTTTTTGGTCTCAAGCATCTTGATTAGCGATGAAGCCATGTATAAAGTAGCGAAATTTTTTGAAGGGAGTTTGTTTTTAAAAGCAGGCGAGCCGGCTATTGTGAGCGTGGTTGCAGCAGGGATTATTCTTATTTTAGTCGCACATGCTTTTTTGGCACTTCGGAAATTCCCTATCAATTACAGGCAATACAAAGTTTTTAAAACCCATAAGCATTTGATGAAACATGGCGATACGAGCTTGTGGTTTATTCAAGCCATAACCGGGTTTGCGATGTTTTTCTTAGCGAGTATCCACTTATTTGTCATGCTCACAGAGCCTGAAAGTATCGGGCCCCATGGCTCAAGCTATCGTTTTGTAACGCAAAACTTTTGGCTTTTGTATATTTTCTTATTGTTTGCCGTAGAATTGCATGGCTCTATTGGGTTGTATCGCTTAGCGATTAAATGGGGGTGGTTTAAGAATGTGAGCATTCAAGGTTTGAGAAAAGTCAAATGGGCGATGAGCGTGTTTTTTATTGTTTTAGGGCTTTGCACCTATGGGGCTTACATTAAAAAAGGTTTAGAAAATAAGGACAATGGCATTAAAACCATGCAAGAAGCCATAGAAGCTGATGGGAAATTCCACAAAGAATAA
- the clsC gene encoding cardiolipin synthase ClsC — MKIFLVLLSVFFFNGCFGLVYKTPISSPPISYDPYTTTIGSLYAKNLKENPNHSAAILLEDGFDALLHRVGLIRMSQKSIDMQTYIYKNDLSSQVIAKELLSAANRGVKVRILLDDNGLDSDFSDIMLLNFHKNIEVKIFNPYYIRNKGLRYFEMLADYERIKKRMHNKLFIVDNFAVIIGGRNIGDNYFDNDLETNFLDLDALFFGGVASKAKESFERYWRFHRSIPVSLLRTHKRLKNNAKEIAKLHEKIPISAEDKNQFEKKVNDFIERFQKCQYPIYYGNAIFLADSPKKIDTLLYSPIKIAFEKALKNAKDSVFIASSYFIPGKKMMKIFKNQISKGIELNILTNSLSSTDAIVVYGAWERYRNQLVRMGANVYEIRNDFFNRQIKGRFSTKHSLHGKTIVFDDNLTLLGSFNIDPRSAYINTESAVLFDNPSFAKRVRLSLKDHAQQSWHLVVYRHRVIWEAVEEGILIHEKTSPDTSLFLRLIKEWSKVLPEREL, encoded by the coding sequence TTGAAAATCTTTTTAGTCCTTTTAAGCGTCTTTTTTTTTAACGGGTGTTTTGGGTTAGTCTATAAGACTCCCATCTCAAGCCCCCCTATCTCTTATGATCCCTACACTACCACCATTGGGAGCTTATACGCTAAAAATTTAAAAGAAAATCCTAACCATAGTGCGGCTATTCTTTTAGAAGACGGCTTTGATGCCTTGTTGCATAGAGTGGGTCTTATCAGAATGAGCCAAAAAAGCATTGACATGCAAACTTATATCTATAAGAACGATCTTTCCTCTCAAGTGATCGCTAAAGAACTTTTAAGTGCGGCCAATCGTGGGGTAAAAGTGCGCATCCTTTTAGACGATAACGGATTGGATTCAGATTTTTCAGATATTATGCTCTTAAATTTCCATAAAAATATTGAAGTGAAAATTTTTAACCCCTACTATATCCGCAATAAAGGCTTGCGTTATTTTGAAATGCTTGCGGATTATGAGCGCATTAAAAAACGCATGCACAACAAGCTTTTCATCGTGGATAATTTCGCTGTCATTATAGGGGGGCGCAATATCGGGGACAATTATTTTGATAACGATTTAGAGACGAATTTTTTAGATTTAGACGCTTTGTTTTTTGGGGGGGTTGCTTCAAAAGCCAAAGAAAGCTTTGAACGCTATTGGAGGTTCCACCGCTCTATCCCTGTTTCATTATTGAGAACCCATAAAAGACTCAAAAATAACGCTAAAGAAATCGCTAAACTCCATGAAAAAATCCCTATCAGCGCTGAAGACAAAAACCAGTTTGAAAAAAAAGTCAATGATTTTATAGAACGCTTCCAAAAATGCCAATACCCTATTTATTACGGGAATGCAATTTTTTTAGCCGATTCACCCAAAAAAATTGACACGCTCTTGTATTCGCCTATCAAAATCGCTTTTGAGAAAGCCCTTAAAAACGCTAAGGACTCCGTTTTTATCGCTTCATCGTATTTTATTCCAGGTAAAAAGATGATGAAAATCTTTAAAAATCAAATTTCTAAGGGGATTGAATTGAATATTCTTACCAATTCCCTTTCATCTACTGATGCGATAGTGGTCTATGGGGCATGGGAAAGGTATCGCAACCAATTAGTGCGAATGGGCGCGAATGTCTATGAAATACGAAACGATTTTTTCAACCGCCAGATTAAAGGGCGTTTTAGCACCAAACATTCCTTACACGGCAAGACGATTGTTTTTGATGACAATTTAACGCTTCTAGGGAGTTTTAATATCGATCCGCGCTCTGCATACATCAACACTGAAAGCGCGGTCTTGTTTGACAACCCGTCTTTTGCTAAAAGGGTGCGTTTGTCGCTTAAAGATCATGCCCAACAATCATGGCATTTGGTGGTGTATCGGCACAGAGTTATTTGGGAAGCGGTGGAAGAAGGGATTTTAATCCATGAAAAAACTTCGCCTGATACTTCCTTATTCTTACGCTTGATTAAAGAATGGTCTAAAGTCCTTCCTGAAAGAGAGCTTTAA
- a CDS encoding fumarate reductase flavoprotein subunit has translation MKITYCDALIIGGGLAGLRASIACKQKGLNTIVLSLVPVRRSHSAAAQGGMQASLANAKKSEGDNEDLHFLDTVKGSDWGCDQQVARMFVTTAPKAIRELASWGVPWTRIKKGDRPAVVNGEHVTITERDDRHGYILSRDFGGTKKWRTCFTADATGHTMLYAVANEALHHKVDIQDRKDMLAFIHHNNKCYGAVVRDLITGEISAYVSKGTLLATGGYGRVYKHTTNAVICDGSGAASALETGVAKLGNMEAVQFHPTALVPSGILMTEGCRGDGGVLRDKFGRRFMPAYEPEKKELASRDVVSRRILEHIQKGYGAKSPYGDHVWLDIAILGRNHVEKNLRDVRDIAMTFAGIDPADSEEQTKDNMQGVPANEPEYGQAMAKQKGWIPIKPMQHYSMGGVRTNPKGETHLKGLFCAGEAACWDLHGFNRLGGNSVSEAVVAGMIIGDYFASHCLEAQIEINTQKVEAFIKESQDYMHFLLHNEGKEDVYEIRERMKEVMDEKVGVFREGKRLEEALKELQELYARSKNICVKNKVLHNNPELEDAYRTKKMLKLALCITQGALLRTESRGAHTRIDYPKRDDEKWLNRTLASWPSTEQDMPTIEYEELDVMKMEISPDFRGYGKKGNFIPHPKKEERDAEILRTILELEKLGKDRVEVQHALMPFELQEKYKARNMRLEDEEVRARGEHLYSFNVHDLLDKHNANLKGEHHE, from the coding sequence ATGAAAATAACATATTGTGATGCACTAATTATTGGAGGCGGATTGGCTGGGTTAAGGGCTAGTATCGCATGCAAACAAAAGGGTTTAAACACCATCGTTTTAAGCCTAGTGCCTGTCAGGCGTTCGCACTCTGCAGCCGCTCAAGGGGGCATGCAAGCAAGCCTTGCGAACGCTAAAAAAAGCGAGGGCGATAATGAAGATTTGCACTTTTTAGACACGGTTAAGGGGAGCGATTGGGGGTGTGATCAGCAAGTGGCTAGGATGTTTGTAACCACTGCCCCTAAAGCCATTAGGGAATTGGCCAGTTGGGGGGTGCCTTGGACTAGGATTAAAAAAGGCGATAGGCCTGCGGTCGTCAATGGTGAGCATGTTACGATCACTGAAAGAGACGATAGGCATGGTTATATTCTAAGCCGTGATTTTGGCGGCACTAAAAAATGGCGCACATGTTTTACGGCTGATGCTACAGGGCATACCATGCTTTATGCGGTCGCTAATGAAGCCTTACACCACAAAGTGGATATTCAAGACAGAAAGGACATGCTCGCTTTCATTCATCATAATAATAAATGTTACGGGGCGGTGGTAAGGGATTTGATCACAGGCGAAATTTCAGCGTATGTTTCTAAAGGCACGCTTTTAGCTACCGGAGGTTATGGACGCGTGTACAAACACACCACTAACGCCGTGATTTGCGATGGATCTGGGGCTGCAAGCGCTTTAGAAACCGGCGTGGCTAAATTAGGCAACATGGAAGCGGTGCAATTCCACCCTACCGCTTTAGTGCCAAGCGGGATTTTAATGACTGAAGGCTGTAGGGGCGATGGAGGGGTTTTAAGAGACAAATTTGGCAGACGCTTCATGCCCGCTTATGAGCCGGAGAAAAAAGAGCTTGCGAGTAGGGATGTGGTCTCAAGGCGGATTTTAGAGCATATCCAAAAAGGCTATGGAGCCAAATCGCCTTATGGGGATCATGTGTGGCTGGATATTGCTATTTTAGGGCGTAACCATGTGGAAAAAAATTTAAGGGATGTGCGCGATATTGCCATGACTTTTGCGGGTATTGATCCGGCGGATAGCGAAGAGCAAACCAAAGACAACATGCAAGGAGTGCCCGCTAATGAGCCTGAATACGGGCAAGCGATGGCTAAGCAAAAAGGCTGGATCCCCATAAAACCCATGCAACACTATTCTATGGGTGGGGTTAGGACAAACCCTAAAGGCGAAACCCACTTGAAAGGCTTGTTCTGTGCGGGCGAAGCGGCATGCTGGGATTTGCATGGGTTTAACCGCTTGGGGGGTAATTCCGTGAGTGAGGCCGTGGTAGCTGGCATGATTATAGGGGATTATTTCGCCTCGCATTGTTTAGAAGCACAAATTGAAATCAACACGCAAAAGGTGGAAGCTTTCATTAAAGAAAGCCAAGATTACATGCATTTTTTATTGCACAATGAAGGCAAGGAAGATGTGTATGAAATCAGAGAACGCATGAAAGAAGTCATGGATGAAAAAGTGGGCGTTTTTAGAGAAGGCAAAAGACTAGAAGAAGCCCTTAAAGAATTGCAAGAACTTTATGCACGCTCCAAAAACATTTGCGTGAAAAACAAGGTTTTGCACAATAACCCTGAATTAGAAGACGCTTACCGCACCAAAAAAATGCTCAAACTCGCGCTTTGCATCACTCAAGGGGCGTTACTGCGCACTGAAAGCAGAGGGGCTCACACAAGGATTGACTACCCTAAAAGAGACGATGAAAAATGGCTTAATCGGACTTTAGCGAGCTGGCCTAGCACTGAGCAAGACATGCCCACGATTGAATACGAAGAATTAGATGTGATGAAAATGGAAATCAGCCCTGATTTTAGGGGCTATGGCAAAAAGGGCAATTTCATTCCCCACCCCAAAAAAGAAGAGCGCGACGCTGAGATTTTGAGAACGATTTTAGAATTAGAAAAGCTTGGAAAAGACAGGGTAGAAGTCCAACACGCACTCATGCCTTTTGAATTGCAAGAAAAATACAAGGCTAGGAATATGCGTTTAGAAGATGAAGAAGTGAGGGCTAGGGGGGAACATTTGTATTCTTTCAATGTCCATGATTTATTAGACAAACACAACGCTAACCTAAAAGGAGAACACCATGAGTGA
- the lpxD gene encoding UDP-3-O-(3-hydroxymyristoyl)glucosamine N-acyltransferase, whose protein sequence is MKLSELLSAYSIETGFSNDFEVHALAELDKATPNDISYIDQARYLKLLKDSKAGAVFIRKKESSKVPKHMQALIVDNPHLAFAKVSHAFKIPFFKNPESVIESKHFEKVTIMPNVMIGEGVEIGENSLIYPGVVIADGVKIGKNCILYPRVVLYQNTILEDNVTIHAGSVIGGDGFGYAHTALGEHVKIEHVGIVRIQKNVEIGANTAIDRAVFGETLIKEGVKIDNLVQIGHNCVLGEHSIVVSQVGLSGSTTTGRNVVFGGQVGIGGHLHVGEFTQIGGKSAVGKDLPPNTNFAGAIPAMEIHEWHHFLAHLRTNFRKQQKTSLLQKAKGFFKS, encoded by the coding sequence ATGAAATTAAGCGAATTGTTAAGTGCCTATTCTATTGAAACGGGATTTTCAAACGATTTTGAAGTGCATGCTTTAGCGGAATTAGATAAGGCTACGCCCAATGATATTAGCTACATTGACCAAGCGCGTTACCTTAAACTTTTAAAAGATTCCAAAGCCGGGGCAGTGTTTATCCGTAAAAAAGAATCTTCTAAAGTGCCAAAACACATGCAAGCTTTAATCGTGGATAACCCGCATCTAGCTTTCGCTAAAGTTTCGCATGCCTTTAAAATCCCTTTTTTTAAAAACCCAGAAAGCGTGATTGAGTCTAAACATTTTGAAAAAGTAACGATCATGCCTAATGTTATGATTGGAGAGGGCGTAGAAATTGGCGAAAATTCTTTGATTTATCCGGGCGTGGTGATCGCTGATGGAGTCAAAATCGGTAAAAATTGTATTTTGTATCCTCGTGTGGTTTTGTATCAAAACACGATTTTAGAAGACAATGTTACCATCCATGCAGGCAGTGTGATTGGAGGCGATGGCTTTGGTTATGCACACACCGCTTTAGGAGAGCATGTCAAAATTGAGCATGTGGGGATTGTTAGGATTCAAAAAAATGTAGAAATTGGAGCTAACACGGCGATTGATAGGGCGGTGTTTGGTGAGACTTTGATTAAAGAGGGCGTTAAGATTGATAACCTGGTTCAAATTGGGCATAATTGCGTTTTAGGCGAACACAGCATTGTGGTCTCTCAAGTGGGCTTGAGCGGCTCTACAACCACTGGCCGTAATGTGGTTTTTGGCGGTCAAGTGGGCATTGGGGGGCATTTGCATGTGGGCGAATTCACTCAAATTGGGGGTAAAAGCGCAGTGGGTAAAGACTTGCCCCCTAACACTAATTTTGCCGGAGCGATCCCTGCTATGGAAATCCATGAGTGGCACCATTTCTTGGCTCATTTACGAACGAATTTTAGAAAACAGCAAAAAACGAGTTTGTTGCAAAAAGCTAAAGGGTTTTTTAAGTCTTAA
- a CDS encoding TIGR00645 family protein, producing MLEKLIERVLFATRWLLAPLCIAMSLVLVVLGYVFMKELWHMLSHLDTISETDLVLSALGLVDLLFMAGLVLMVLLASYESFVSKLDKVDASEITWLKHTDFNALKLKVSLSIVAISAIFLLKRYMSLEDVLSSIPKDTPLSHNPIFWQVVIHLVFVCSALLAAVTNNIAFSQNKGH from the coding sequence ATGTTAGAAAAATTGATTGAAAGAGTGTTGTTTGCCACTCGTTGGTTGCTAGCCCCTTTATGCATTGCCATGTCGTTAGTGCTGGTGGTTTTAGGCTATGTGTTCATGAAAGAGTTGTGGCACATGCTCAGCCATTTAGACACGATCAGCGAAACGGATTTGGTTTTATCAGCCTTAGGATTAGTGGATTTGTTGTTTATGGCCGGGCTTGTTTTAATGGTGTTGCTCGCCAGTTATGAAAGCTTTGTTTCTAAATTAGACAAGGTGGATGCTAGTGAAATCACTTGGCTAAAGCACACGGATTTTAACGCTTTAAAATTAAAGGTTTCACTCTCCATTGTAGCCATTTCGGCGATTTTCTTGCTCAAACGCTACATGAGTTTGGAAGATGTTTTATCCAGTATTCCTAAAGACACACCCCTATCGCATAACCCCATTTTTTGGCAAGTGGTGATCCATTTGGTGTTTGTGTGTTCAGCGCTTTTAGCCGCCGTTACCAATAATATCGCTTTTTCGCAAAATAAAGGGCATTAA
- a CDS encoding fumarate reductase iron-sulfur subunit produces the protein MSDNERTIVVRVLKFDPQSAVSKPHFKEYQLKETPSMTLFIALNLIREHQDPDLSFDFVCRAGICGSCAMMVNGRPRLACKTLTSSFESGVITLMPMPSFTLIKDLSVNTGDWFSDMTKRVESWAHSKEEVDITQPEKRIEPDEAQEVFELDRCIECGCCIASCGTKLMRPNFIGAAGMNRAMRFMIDSHDERSDDDFYELVGDDDGVFGCMSLIACHDTCPKELPLQSSIATLRNRMLKVGKSR, from the coding sequence ATGAGTGATAATGAACGAACGATTGTAGTTAGAGTGCTAAAGTTTGACCCTCAAAGTGCGGTGAGTAAGCCGCATTTTAAAGAGTATCAATTGAAAGAAACCCCATCCATGACGCTCTTTATCGCTTTAAACCTCATTAGAGAGCATCAAGATCCGGATTTGAGCTTTGATTTTGTGTGCCGTGCTGGGATTTGCGGCTCTTGTGCGATGATGGTTAATGGGAGACCAAGATTGGCTTGTAAAACCCTAACTTCTAGCTTTGAAAGCGGGGTGATCACGCTGATGCCCATGCCTAGTTTTACACTCATTAAAGATTTGAGCGTGAATACGGGAGATTGGTTTAGCGATATGACTAAAAGGGTGGAGAGCTGGGCGCATTCTAAAGAAGAAGTGGATATTACCCAGCCGGAAAAAAGGATTGAGCCTGATGAAGCCCAAGAAGTCTTCGAACTGGACAGGTGTATTGAATGCGGGTGTTGTATCGCTTCTTGTGGGACTAAACTCATGCGCCCTAATTTCATTGGAGCTGCTGGCATGAACAGAGCCATGCGTTTTATGATTGACAGCCACGATGAAAGAAGCGATGACGATTTTTATGAGTTAGTTGGCGATGATGATGGTGTTTTTGGGTGCATGAGCCTGATCGCTTGCCATGACACTTGCCCTAAAGAATTACCCTTGCAAAGCAGTATCGCCACTTTGCGTAACAGGATGTTGAAAGTGGGTAAAAGCCGCTAA
- the fabI gene encoding enoyl-ACP reductase FabI, whose protein sequence is MGFLKGKKGLIVGVANNKSIAYGIAQSCFNQGATLAFTYLNESLEKRVRPIAQELNSPYVYELDVSKEEHFKSLYNSVKQDLGSLDFIVHSVAFAPKEALEGSLLETSKSAFNTAMEISVYSLIELTNTLKPLLNNGASVLTLSYLGSTKYMAHYNVMGLAKAALESAVRYLAVDLGKHHIRVNALSAGPIRTLASSGIADFRMILKWNEINAPLRKNVSLEEVGNAGMYLLSSLSSGVSGEVHFVDAGYHVMGMGAVEEKDNKAVLLWDLHKEQ, encoded by the coding sequence ATGGGATTTTTAAAAGGTAAAAAAGGGCTTATTGTAGGGGTGGCAAACAATAAATCCATCGCTTATGGGATCGCACAATCTTGTTTCAATCAAGGGGCTACTTTGGCTTTCACTTATTTGAATGAGAGCTTAGAAAAGCGCGTGAGGCCTATCGCACAGGAATTGAATAGCCCCTATGTGTATGAATTAGATGTGAGCAAAGAAGAGCATTTCAAGTCGCTATACAATAGCGTTAAGCAGGATTTAGGCTCATTGGATTTTATCGTTCATAGCGTGGCCTTTGCTCCAAAAGAGGCTTTAGAGGGGAGCTTGTTAGAAACTTCTAAAAGCGCGTTTAACACCGCTATGGAAATTTCTGTTTATTCTTTAATAGAGCTGACAAACACTCTAAAACCTTTATTAAATAACGGAGCGTCTGTTTTGACTTTAAGCTATTTGGGCAGCACCAAATACATGGCTCATTACAATGTGATGGGGTTGGCTAAAGCGGCCCTAGAGAGCGCGGTGCGTTATTTAGCGGTGGATTTAGGCAAGCACCATATACGAGTGAATGCCCTATCAGCTGGGCCTATCAGGACGCTCGCTTCTAGCGGGATCGCTGATTTTAGGATGATTTTGAAATGGAATGAAATCAACGCCCCTTTAAGAAAAAATGTGAGTTTAGAAGAAGTGGGCAATGCCGGGATGTATTTGCTCTCTAGCTTGTCTAGTGGGGTGAGTGGGGAAGTACATTTTGTGGATGCTGGCTATCATGTTATGGGCATGGGAGCTGTGGAAGAAAAAGATAATAAAGCCGTGTTGTTGTGGGATTTGCATAAAGAACAATAA
- a CDS encoding serine hydroxymethyltransferase, which produces MAYFLEQTDSEIFELIFEEYKRQNEHLEMIASENYTFASVMEAMGSVLTNKYAEGYPNKRYYGGCEVVDKIESLAIERAKKLFNCQFANVQAHSGSQANNAVYHALLKPYDKILGMDLSCGGHLTHGAKVSLTGKHYQSFSYGVNLDGYIDYEEALKIAQSVKPEIIVCGFSAYPREIDFKKFREIADEVGALLLGDIAHVAGLVVTGEHAHPFPHCHVVSSTTHKTLRGPRGGLILTNDEEIAAKIDKAIFPGTQGGPLMHVIAAKAVGFKENLKPEFKAYAKLVKSNMQVLAKALKEKNHKLVSGGTSNHLLLMDFLDKPYSGKDADIALGNAGITVNKNTIPGETRSPFVTSGIRIGSAALSARGMGAKEFEIIGNKISDILNDINNVSLQLHVKEELKAMINQFPVYHQPIF; this is translated from the coding sequence ATGGCGTATTTTTTAGAACAAACTGATAGTGAAATTTTTGAGCTCATCTTTGAAGAATATAAGCGGCAAAATGAGCATTTAGAAATGATAGCGAGCGAGAATTACACTTTTGCAAGCGTTATGGAGGCTATGGGGAGTGTTTTAACGAATAAATACGCTGAAGGCTATCCTAACAAGCGCTACTATGGAGGCTGTGAAGTGGTGGATAAAATAGAAAGCTTGGCTATAGAAAGGGCTAAAAAGCTTTTTAATTGCCAGTTCGCTAATGTGCAAGCGCATTCAGGCTCACAAGCCAATAACGCTGTCTATCACGCTCTTTTAAAGCCTTATGACAAGATTTTAGGCATGGATTTAAGCTGTGGAGGGCATTTAACGCATGGCGCTAAAGTGAGCTTAACCGGCAAGCATTATCAGAGCTTTTCTTATGGCGTGAATTTGGATGGCTATATTGATTATGAAGAAGCGCTAAAAATCGCTCAAAGCGTTAAGCCAGAAATCATTGTGTGTGGGTTCTCAGCCTATCCAAGGGAGATTGATTTTAAGAAATTTAGAGAAATCGCTGATGAAGTGGGGGCGTTACTATTAGGCGATATAGCCCATGTGGCAGGGCTTGTGGTAACCGGTGAGCATGCCCATCCTTTCCCGCATTGCCATGTGGTTTCAAGCACCACTCATAAGACCTTAAGAGGGCCTAGAGGGGGGCTTATTTTAACCAATGATGAAGAGATAGCGGCTAAGATTGATAAAGCGATTTTTCCAGGAACTCAAGGCGGGCCTTTGATGCATGTCATTGCTGCTAAAGCGGTGGGGTTTAAAGAGAATCTAAAACCAGAATTTAAAGCTTATGCAAAATTAGTGAAATCTAACATGCAAGTTCTCGCTAAAGCGTTAAAAGAAAAAAACCATAAATTAGTGAGTGGTGGCACTTCTAACCATTTGCTTTTAATGGATTTCTTAGACAAGCCTTATAGCGGGAAAGACGCTGATATTGCATTAGGGAATGCCGGAATCACCGTGAATAAAAATACCATTCCTGGCGAAACGCGCAGCCCTTTTGTAACGAGCGGGATAAGGATTGGATCAGCGGCATTGAGTGCAAGGGGCATGGGAGCTAAAGAATTTGAAATCATAGGGAATAAAATATCAGATATTTTGAATGATATTAATAATGTTAGTTTGCAATTGCATGTGAAAGAAGAATTGAAAGCAATGATTAATCAATTTCCTGTGTACCACCAACCTATTTTTTAA
- a CDS encoding DUF1882 domain-containing protein, which translates to MTEMELKLIKIDTSHYFEKKPGLGERVDYAGRCYYNKFQRVNAMLTSSLIQKHLKREIEIAHNLILRNDKVENIVFDYNGRNPERFYHKAQLLLREEGFMNFTAYNTKTPGHLHLYVHKGHTELGEGERLVKTLSMKLAQGLPKEWRVFPSNEWPKEFNILALPYEVFAKERGSSWAKHL; encoded by the coding sequence ATGACAGAAATGGAATTAAAGCTCATTAAGATAGACACAAGCCATTATTTTGAAAAAAAACCAGGCTTGGGGGAGAGGGTGGATTATGCGGGGCGTTGCTACTATAATAAATTCCAAAGAGTGAATGCCATGCTCACAAGCTCGCTCATTCAAAAGCATTTGAAAAGGGAAATAGAAATCGCGCACAATCTCATCTTGCGTAACGATAAGGTGGAAAACATTGTGTTTGATTATAACGGGAGGAACCCGGAGCGTTTTTATCATAAGGCGCAGTTATTGCTTCGTGAGGAAGGTTTTATGAATTTTACCGCTTATAACACGAAGACGCCAGGGCATTTGCATTTGTATGTGCATAAGGGGCATACGGAATTAGGCGAGGGTGAAAGGTTGGTTAAAACTTTGTCTATGAAATTAGCGCAAGGGTTGCCTAAAGAATGGAGAGTCTTCCCTAGCAATGAATGGCCTAAGGAATTTAATATTTTAGCTTTACCTTATGAAGTGTTTGCAAAAGAGCGAGGGAGCTCTTGGGCGAAGCATTTATAA